A window from Gossypium raimondii isolate GPD5lz chromosome 7, ASM2569854v1, whole genome shotgun sequence encodes these proteins:
- the LOC105788231 gene encoding diacylglycerol kinase 1: protein MDEEHMLLPSWMDKNPAEMAADSRFFILSCVIAGLVGILTIVYTAFQWRRNINLSWMKAVARSKKIPKTKHKVPVAPHTWELESVSRAKNLNCCACLKPMSPSQTLGPMISSDSFIHRCSICGTVAHLSCSSSAHKDCKCVSMIGFDHVMHQWAVRWAELTDQPDEASFCSYCEEPCSGSFLGGSPIWCCLWCQRLLHVDCHSSMSNETGNICDLGQFRRLILSPLYVKKLSPNSGFLSSITHGANELASSVRATIRSQSKKHQHNSETSFDAGSNGNFCDISTECTADSAENVNGSHAIEENCNGGMNVGTPRQNGGIDKNMEKKPSFKRSESINQKDESQVLRMKQKYELIDLPPDAKPLLVFVNKKSGAQRGYSLKLRLNLLLNPVQVFELSSTQGPEMGLFLFRKVLHLRILVCGGDGTVGWVLNAIDKQNFISPPPVAILPAGTGNDMARVLSWGGGLGAVERQGGLCMVLQQIEHAAVTILDRWKVAILNQQGKQLQSPKFMNNYLGIGCDAKVALDIHNLREENPEKFYNQFMNKVLYAREGARSIMDRTFADFPWQVRVEVDGVEIEVPEDAEGVLVANIGSYMGGVDLWQNEDETYDNFEPQSMHDKILEVVSISGTWHLGKLQVGLSRARRLAQGRSIKIQLFAALPVQIDGEPWSQQPCTLSISHHGQAFMLKRTAEESLGHAAAIITDVLESAETNHVINASQKRALLQEMALRLT, encoded by the exons ATGGATGAAGAACATATGTTGCTTCCCAGTTGGATGGACAAGAATCCAGCTGAAATGGCAGCCGATTCACGATTCTTCATTTTATCTTGTGTTATCGCTGGCCTAGTTGGTATTTTGACTATAGTTTATACAGCTTTCCAGTGGAGAAGAAACATTAACTTAAGTTGGATGAAAGCTGTAGCTAGGTCGAAGAAAATCCCCAAGACCAAGCATAAGGTTCCTGTGGCTCCTCATACTTGGGAGCTGGAGTCTGTATCCCGTGCTAAGAATTTAAATTGCTGTGCTTGTTTAAAGCCAATGTCGCCCTCTCAAACCCTAGGGCCTATGATATCTTCGGATAGTTTCATTCACCGTTGTAGCATCTGTGGTACAGTAGCTCACTTGAGCTGCTCTTCTAGTGCACACAAGGATTGCAAGTGTGTATCTATGATCGGCTTTGATCATGTGATGCACCAGTGGGCAGTTCGATGGGCAGAGCTTACTGATCAACCTGATGAAGCTTCCTTCTGTAGCTATTGTGAAGAGCCATGTAGCGGGTCTTTTCTTGGTGGATCTCCTATATGGTGTTGCTTGTGGTGCCAACGTCTCCTACATGTGGACTGTCATAGTAGTATGTCTAATGAAACTGGTAATATTTGTGATTTAGGGCAGTTTAGAAGGCTGATTCTCTCACCTCTTTATGTTAAGAAGTTGAGCCCTAATTCTGGATTTCTTAGCTCTATCACACATGGTGCAAATGAGCTTGCTTCTTCAGTACGGGCAACCATTAGGAGTCAGAGTAAGAAGCACCAGCATAATAGTGAAACATCTTTTGATGCAGGCAGTAATGGTAACTTCTGTGACATATCCACAGAGTGTACTGCTGATAGCGCAGAAAATGTAAATGGTTCTCATGCAATAGAAGAGAATTGCAATGGTGGAATGAACGTAGGAACCCCACGCCAAAATGGTGGCATTGATAAGAACATGGAGAAAAAGCCTAGTTTTAAAAGAAGTGAATCGATTAATCAGAAAGACGAGTCTCAAGTATTAAGAATGAAGCAAAAATATGAGCTGATTGACCTGCCACCAGATGCAAAACCATTACTAGTTTTCGTCAACAAGAAGAGTGGTGCGCAGCGTGGATATTCCCTCAAGCTGCGTTTAAACCTTCTTTTGAACCCTGTTCAG GTTTTTGAATTGAGTTCAACACAGGGACCAGAGATGGGCCTTTTTTTATTCCGAAAAGTGCTTCACTTGAGAATACTTGTATGTGGGGGAGATGGTACTGTTGGATGGGTTCTTAATGCAATAGACAAGCAAAATTTCATTTCTCCGCCTCCAGTTGCTATTCTCCCTGCTGGAACTGGAAATGATATGGCCAGGGTGCTGTCCTGGGGAGGTGGTTTGGGCGCAGTGGAGAGACAAGGAGGCCTTTGCATGGTGTTGCAACAGATAGAGCATGCTGCAGTGACCATTCTTGATCGCTGGAAAGTAGCTATTCTAAATCAACAGGGGAAGCAGCTTCAATCTCCAAAATTTATGAACAACTATCTTG GGATTGGTTGTGATGCAAAGGTTGCTTTGGATATTCACAACTTAAGAGAGGAGAATCCTGAGAAGTTCTATAATCAG TTTATGAATAAAGTGCTATATGCAAGAGAAGGTGCAAGGAGTATTATGGATAGGACATTTGCAGATTTTCCTTGGCAAGTTAGAGTAGAGGTGGATGGCGTCGAAATAGAGGTTCCCGAG GATGCCGAAGGTGTACTTGTTGCAAACATTGGAAGCTACATGGGAGGTGTAGATCTTTGGCAGAATGAGGATGAGACATATGATAATTTTGAACCTCAGTCTATGCATGATAAAATACTAGAGGTTGTCAGCATATCTGGAACTTGGCACCTTGGAAAGCTGCAG GTGGGGCTGTCTCGTGCTCGAAGACTTGCACAGGGACGGTCGATTAAGATACAACTCTTTGCTGCATTGCCTGTTCAAATTGATGGAGAACCTTGGTCTCAGCAGCCTTGTACATTGTCCATTTCGCATCATGGACag GCCTTCATGTTGAAGAGGACAGCCGAGGAATCGCTAGGTCATGCAGCTGCCATAATAACTGATGTGCTCGAGAGTGCTGAAACAAATCATGTAATTAACGCATCTCAGAAGCGAGCTCTTCTTCAAGAAATGGCATTAAGGCTGACTTAA
- the LOC105788250 gene encoding probable leucine-rich repeat receptor-like protein kinase At1g35710 isoform X2, translating to MQMYFTIDSTFYVSFTFMLYLTLRIGGKMPREVYAVSIVGPFPIAVTNLLDLTRLDLHNNKLTGPIPPQIGRLRRLRMLNLRWNKLQDVLPPEIGELKKLTHLSLSFNNFKGEIPKELANLPQLRYLYLQENRFTGRIPPELGTLQNLRHMDVGNNHLVGTIRELIRIEGCFPVLRNLYLNNNYLTGGVPAQLSNVTNLEILYLSYNKMSGVIPTALADIPKLTYLYLDHNQFSGRIPNAFYKHPFLKELYIEGNGFRPGVDPIGAHKVLELSDTDFLV from the exons ATGCAAATGTATTTCACCATTGATTCAACATTCTATGTTTCATTCACATTTATGTTATATCTTACATTACGGATTGGGGGAAAGATGCCAAG GGAAGTGTATGCCGTATCCATCGTTGGTCCTTTTCCTATTGCTGTAACTAATTTATTGGATTTAACAAGATT GGATCTCCATAACAACAAGCTGACTGGCCCAATACCTCCACAAATTGGCCGGCTAAGACGACTTAGAATGTT AAATTTGAGGTGGAATAAGCTCCAAGATGTCCTTCCTCCGGAGATTGGGGAGCTTAAAAAACTAACCCATCT GTCATTGagctttaataattttaagggCGAGATCCCGAAGGAGCTTGCAAATTTACCCCAGCTCCGTTATCTCTATCTTCAAGAAAACCGTTTCACTGGGCGAATTCCGCCCGAATTGGGCACTTTACAAAACCTTCGGCACAT GGATGTCGGTAATAACCATTTGGTTGGTACCATTCGGGAGCTTATTCGTATTGAAGGCTGCTTCCCAGTTCTACGAAATCt ATATTTGAATAACAACTATTTGACCGGAGGAGTTCCGGCTCAGCTCTCAAATGTGACAAATTTGGAGATATT ATACCTTTCATACAACAAGATGTCTGGAGTGATACCAACGGCACTCGCCGATATTCCGAAGCTAACATATTT GTACTTGGATCATAATCAATTCTCAGGCCGAATTCCGAATGCATTCTATAAGCATCCTTTCTTGAAAGAACT GTATATTGAAGGGAACGGGTTCCGGCCCGGAGTAGACCCCATTGGTGCTCACAAGGTCCTTGAACTTTCGGATACCGATTTCTTGGTTTAA
- the LOC105788250 gene encoding probable leucine-rich repeat receptor-like protein kinase At1g35710 isoform X1, with product MLPKMVSLWPLTLICFLAFSVSIAHSKTLKRDVKALNEIKASLGWRVVYAWIGDDPCGDGDLPPWSGVTCSTQGDYRVVTELEVYAVSIVGPFPIAVTNLLDLTRLDLHNNKLTGPIPPQIGRLRRLRMLNLRWNKLQDVLPPEIGELKKLTHLSLSFNNFKGEIPKELANLPQLRYLYLQENRFTGRIPPELGTLQNLRHMDVGNNHLVGTIRELIRIEGCFPVLRNLYLNNNYLTGGVPAQLSNVTNLEILYLSYNKMSGVIPTALADIPKLTYLYLDHNQFSGRIPNAFYKHPFLKELYIEGNGFRPGVDPIGAHKVLELSDTDFLV from the exons ATGCTCCCGAAAATGGTTTCCCTTTGGCCACTAACTTTGATTTGCTTTTTAGCTTTCTCGGTCTCCATTGCTCACTCCAAAACTCTCAAGAGAGATG TAAAAGCCTTAAATGAGATAAAAGCATCACTTGGATGGAGAGTTGTATATGCATGGATCGGGGACGATCCTTGTGGTGATGGTGATTTACCGCCTTGGTCTGGTGTAACATGTTCAACTCAAGGAGACTATAGAGTTGTTACTGAACT GGAAGTGTATGCCGTATCCATCGTTGGTCCTTTTCCTATTGCTGTAACTAATTTATTGGATTTAACAAGATT GGATCTCCATAACAACAAGCTGACTGGCCCAATACCTCCACAAATTGGCCGGCTAAGACGACTTAGAATGTT AAATTTGAGGTGGAATAAGCTCCAAGATGTCCTTCCTCCGGAGATTGGGGAGCTTAAAAAACTAACCCATCT GTCATTGagctttaataattttaagggCGAGATCCCGAAGGAGCTTGCAAATTTACCCCAGCTCCGTTATCTCTATCTTCAAGAAAACCGTTTCACTGGGCGAATTCCGCCCGAATTGGGCACTTTACAAAACCTTCGGCACAT GGATGTCGGTAATAACCATTTGGTTGGTACCATTCGGGAGCTTATTCGTATTGAAGGCTGCTTCCCAGTTCTACGAAATCt ATATTTGAATAACAACTATTTGACCGGAGGAGTTCCGGCTCAGCTCTCAAATGTGACAAATTTGGAGATATT ATACCTTTCATACAACAAGATGTCTGGAGTGATACCAACGGCACTCGCCGATATTCCGAAGCTAACATATTT GTACTTGGATCATAATCAATTCTCAGGCCGAATTCCGAATGCATTCTATAAGCATCCTTTCTTGAAAGAACT GTATATTGAAGGGAACGGGTTCCGGCCCGGAGTAGACCCCATTGGTGCTCACAAGGTCCTTGAACTTTCGGATACCGATTTCTTGGTTTAA
- the LOC105788243 gene encoding UDP-glucose 6-dehydrogenase 5 gives MVKICCIGAGYVGGPTMAVIALNCPSIEVVVVDISVTRISAWNSDQLPIYEPGLNEVVKQCKGRNLFFSTDIEKHVSEADIIFVSVNTPTKTRGLGAGKAADLTYWESAARMIADVSKSNKIVVEKSTVPVKTAEAIERILTHNSKGIKYQILSNPEFLAEGTAIQDLFKPDRVLIGGRETPDGLKAIQALKDVYAHWVPEDRIITTNLWSAELSKLAANAFLAQRISSVNAMSALCEATGADVSQVSHAVGKDSRIGPKFLNASVGFGGSCFQKDILNLVYICECNGLAEVANYWKQVIKVNDYQKNRFVNRVVSSMFNTVSGKKIGIMGFAFKKDTGDTRETPAIDVCKGLLGDKARLSIYDPQATADQIQRDLTMNKFDWDHPIHLQPMSPTGVKQVSIAWDAYEASKDAHALCILTEWDEFKTLDYRRIFDNMQKPAFVFDGRNVVNVEMLRDIGFIVYSIGKPLDPWLKNMPAVA, from the coding sequence ATGGTGAAGATTTGTTGTATTGGAGCTGGTTATGTTGGAGGTCCAACAATGGCAGTCATTGCACTCAACTGTCCCTCCATTGAAGTTGTCGTTGTTGACATCTCGGTTACTCGAATCTCAGCCTGGAACAGTGATCAATTACCAATCTACGAGCCAGGTCTTAATGAAGTGGTCAAACAATGCAAGGGAAGGAACCTGTTCTTCAGCACCGACATAGAAAAACATGTCTCCGAAGCAGACATAATCTTTGTCTCTGTAAACACACCCACCAAAACCCGAGGTCTCGGTGCTGGCAAAGCTGCAGACCTCACATATTGGGAAAGTGCAGCAAGGATGATTGCTGATGtatcaaaatccaacaaaatcGTCGTCGAGAAATCGACGGTTCCGGTCAAAACAGCCGAAGCTATCGAACGGATCTTGACACATAACAGCAAAGGgatcaaatatcaaattctaTCCAACCCAGAATTTCTTGCCGAAGGGACTGCAATTCAAGATCTGTTTAAACCAGACAGGGTTCTTATTGGTGGAAGGGAAACCCCTGATGGTTTAAAGGCAATTCAAGCATTGAAAGATGTTTATGCTCATTGGGTACCTGAAGATCGTATCATTACGACTAATCTTTGGTCTGCCGAGCTTTCTAAACTTGCGGCTAATGCATTTTTAGCTCAACGGATTTCATCGGTTAATGCAATGTCAGCTCTATGTGAAGCTACCGGTGCCGATGTTTCACAGGTTTCCCATGCCGTCGGTAAGGACTCGAGGATTGGACCAAAGTTCTTGAATGCTAGTGTTGGGTTTGGTGGATCTTGTTTTCAAAAGGATATATtgaatttagtatatatatgtgaatgtaATGGATTAGCCGAAGTTGCAAATTATTGGAAACAAGTGATTAAAGTGAATGATTATCAAAAGAATCGATTTGTAAATAGGGTGGTCTCGTCGATGTTCAACACGGTTTCCGGCAAGAAAATTGGTATAATGGGATTTGCATTCAAGAAAGATACGGGTGATACACGGGAGACTCCGGCTATTGACGTATGTAAAGGCTTGTTGGGGGATAAGGCTCGGTTGAGTATTTACGATCCGCAGGCGACTGCGGATCAGATTCAGCGGGATTTGACGATGAACAAGTTTGATTGGGATCATCCAATTCATCTTCAGCCCATGAGTCCAACCGGTGTGAAGCAAGTGAGTATTGCTTGGGATGCTTATGAAGCAAGCAAGGATGCTCATGCTTTGTGTATTCTTACTGAATGGGATGAATTCAAGACGCTTGATTACCGGAGAATTTTCGACAATATGCAGAAGCCGGCATTTGTGTTTGATGGCCGGAATGTCGTGAATGTGGAGATGTTGAGGGACATTGGTTTTATTGTGTATTCCATTGGGAAGCCGCTTGATCCTTGGCTTAAGAACATGCCTGCTGTGGCATGA